TGCTCTGGCCGGCGGCGTCGCGGACCGCTGGTTGAACGCGCTGGCGGCGCGCTCCAATGCCCGCGCACCGTATTGCGTCGCGCTGTCCGGCGGACGTATCGCGGGGAAGTTCCTGGCCGCGGTTTCCGAACAGGCGCGGGCGTGCAACGTCCGGTTCGACAACGTTCACTTTTTCTGGGGCGACGAGCGCTGCGTGCCGCCCACCGACACGGAAAGCAATTTCCTTTCCGCGCAAACGCAGTTGCTCGGTCCGTCGAGGATACCGCCCGACCGGATCCATCGAATTCGCGGGGAAATTTCGCCGGACCGGGCGGCAACGGAGGCCGAAGCCGAGATTTGCCGCATAGCGCCGATGAACGCCGGCGGCCAGCCGGTGCTCGATCTGATTTTCCTGGGCATGGGTGAGGACGGCCACGTGGCTTCGCTCTTTCCAGGCGCGCCCAAGGAACTGGTCGGAAGCAAATCGGTTTACCGACCGGTCATCGCGGTCAAGCCGCCGCCGCAGCGTATCACGATCAACTTCGCGACCCTTGTCGCGGCGCGAGAGGTCTGG
This portion of the Candidatus Angelobacter sp. genome encodes:
- the pgl gene encoding 6-phosphogluconolactonase — translated: ALAGGVADRWLNALAARSNARAPYCVALSGGRIAGKFLAAVSEQARACNVRFDNVHFFWGDERCVPPTDTESNFLSAQTQLLGPSRIPPDRIHRIRGEISPDRAATEAEAEICRIAPMNAGGQPVLDLIFLGMGEDGHVASLFPGAPKELVGSKSVYRPVIAVKPPPQRITINFATLVAAREVWVLASGAGKKTALRESLSPDGDTPLARVLGERDRTVIFTDIVL